Proteins encoded within one genomic window of Eleutherodactylus coqui strain aEleCoq1 chromosome 1, aEleCoq1.hap1, whole genome shotgun sequence:
- the C1H11orf65 gene encoding protein MFI isoform X1, whose translation MLSRHPVAIVLIRVGQLKSQSPEVMMEDVSDLVPEDPIVYIMEEDRAARVIQKAFRRLLDLNVFKYFKNLISFKGRGDPRLMLKCINPCEAGLIDAASGVHVRFRLGGTKFPPNIYYKLFTHQPIVDMCANSPKDYTKQSVKQLLPRQIHNHGVIPEQDRNGWYTRVENNGWRRLTLRLPGTLDEVTAADNKRLPFSHSKLQRKQEVLKKQKQRKIDWMRKMYYEGRLHAQTTDPDTAVLVQRATEGVIQSVEQHGIEAVLDWEVDELLNWTNALNYDEYISDWKAIGTSKSSCAFAGTTVVRSPYDLYEFSQLSSLNLLSLTTSEDNPE comes from the exons ATGTTATCTAGACACCCGGTGGCCATCGTATTGATCAGGGTTGGGCAGCTGAAGAGTCAGAGTCCAG AAGTAATGATGGAAGATGTGAGTGATCTAGTGCCAGAGGATCCAATTGTTTACATTATGGAAGAAGACAGAGCAGCACGAGTGATCCAGAAGGCCTTCCGCAGGCTACTG GACTTgaatgtttttaaatattttaaaaatcttATCAGCTTCAAAGGACGAGGGGATCCGAGACTGATGCTTAAGTGCATTAATCCCTGCGAG gcAGGACTTATTGATGCGGCCTCCGGTGTACATGTCAGGTTCAGACTAGGAGGG ACAAAATTTCCACCCAACATATATTACAAGTTGTTTACTCACCAGCCAATTGTAGATATGTGTGCCAATAGCCCCAAGGATTACACCAAGCAATCTGTGAAAcaactgctgccaaggcaaatccACAATCATGGGGTGATCCCAGAACAAGACCGCAATGGCTGGTACACCAGAGTGGAGAACAACGGATGGAGACGCCTGACACTCAGG CTCCCTGGTACTTTAGATGAAGTGACTGCAGCTGATAATAAGAGGTTACCGTTCAGCCACAGCAAACTACAGAGGAAACAAGAGGTTTTAAAAAAGCAGAAGCAAAGGAAAATTGATTGGATGAGAAAGAT GTATTATGAAGGACGTCTACATGCACAGACTACAGACCCCGACACAGCAGTTCTGGTCCAGCGAGCCACTGAGGGAGTCATACAGTCTGTGGAGCAACACGGCATAGAGGCTGTCCTGGACTGGGAGGTGGACGAACTGCTCAATTGGACTAATGCGCTGAACTATGATGA GTATATTAGTGACTGGAAGGCCATAGGAACAAGTAAATCATCCTGCGCCTTTGCAG